The Saccharomycodes ludwigii strain NBRC 1722 chromosome II, whole genome shotgun sequence genome window below encodes:
- the PUS7 gene encoding pseudouridine synthase PUS7 (similar to Saccharomyces cerevisiae YOR243C | PUS7 | PseudoUridine Synthase) — MAETGKRTLVETNDDAPKKLKLTMASISEKDVGITEFLSPQTSGFKGQIKQRYSDFLVNEISLDDTVVHLNDKGFKMPKKEKKVEQGREKGDGNNKRTNQKDELKISRKDFQIDPESRKQLVELLGEDDVISLENVYKELNVMETKNSFDNKTTRTNLHQLIRKVFDNQLESVTTPDNHFKIANNNKKSRVSKEYLIEQSKDKNGIENWGYGPDKQFIHFTLYKENKETMDAINIITRYLKTPTRNIKFAGTKDRRGVTCQRLSISKIRLDRLNALNKVLKGIVLGGYKFEDKALNLGQLHGNEFYIAIRNVHDFGGNGDDITTLEKILNEGGKSLTEKGFINYFGMQRFGTFSVSTHEIGKILLAGEYKKACNLILADQENVMPKSREARKIWEETKDATLALSKMPRQCVAENALLFHLSKAHKDESVNDYTHADYHNALMKIPRNLRTMYVHAYQSYVWNCAVSERIKKFGLTLVPGDLVLVKENVESNTSTIKRETNGSLDENDDFEEDLREADFVRAFALSQEDIDSNKYTIEDVVLPTPGFDIKYPEIKEMRDFYVELMAKDDMNPFDMVRKVRDFSLPGSYRPIIGSVKEFEWKIIKYENETDFLINTDLEILNNTIAKNNCQKFFKAKLSRFSESNPNGSKVSVILKFQLGVSAYATMLLRELMKVETSRRGDMCDIKAL, encoded by the coding sequence ATGGCTGAAACCGGTAAAAGGACGTTAGTGGAAACTAATGATGATGCCccaaaaaaactaaaactaACCATGGCCTCTATCTCTGAAAAAGATGTAGGTATTACTGAATTTTTATCCCCACAGACTAGTGGGTTTAAAGGCCAAATAAAGCAAAGATACAGCGACTTTTTAGTTAACGAAATTTCACTAGACGATACCGTTGTTCATTTAAATGACAAAGGCTTCAAAATGcctaaaaaagaaaagaaagtcGAACAGGGGAGAGAAAAGGGtgatggtaataataagagAACCAATCAAAAagatgaattaaaaatttcaagAAAGGATTTTCAGATTGATCCCGAAAGCAGAAAGCAATTGGTTGAATTGTTAGGCGAGGATGATGTTATATCTTTAGAAAATGTTTATAAGGAATTAAATGTTATGGAAACTAAAAACagttttgataataaaacaaccaGAACGAATCTACATCAATTAATAAGAAAAGTGTTTGATAATCAATTGGAAAGTGTTACTACACCAGATAACCACTTCAAAATCgccaacaacaacaaaaagtCTAGAGTCAGTAAAGAATATTTGATTGAACAGAGTAAAGACAAAAATGGTATTGAAAATTGGGGGTATGGTCCAGACAAAcaatttattcatttcaccttatataaagaaaataaagaaaccATGGATGCtatcaatattataaccAGGTATTTAAAGACCCCAACAAGGAACATCAAATTTGCAGGCACCAAAGATCGTCGAGGTGTAACTTGTCAACGACTATCCATTTCCAAGATAAGACTTGACAGACTAAACGCTTTGAATAAAGTTCTAAAGGGTATTGTATTGGGTGGCTATAAATTTGAGGATAAAGCTTTGAATTTAGGCCAATTACATGGGAATGAGTTTTATATTGCCATTCGTAATGTCCATGATTTTGGTGGTAATGGTGACGATATTACTACTTTAGAGAAAATTCTAAATGAAGGCGGTAAATCTTTGACAGAAAAGGGGTTTATCAATTATTTTGGCATGCAAAGGTTTGGTACTTTTAGTGTATCCACACATGAAATTGGTAAAATTCTATTGGCTGgtgaatataaaaaagcTTGCAATCTAATTTTAGCTGATCAGGAAAATGTCATGCCAAAATCAAGAGAGGCTAGAAAGATTTGGGAAGAAACCAAAGATGCGACTTTAGCGTTAAGTAAGATGCCACGACAATGCGTCGCTGAAAATGCTCTTTTGTTTCATTTATCTAAGGCGCATAAAGATGAATCCGTCAATGATTATACACATGCCGATTATCATAATGCGTTGATGAAAATCCCAAGAAATTTGAGAACTATGTATGTCCATGCTTATCAGAGTTATGTTTGGAATTGTGCTGTCAGTGAGCGAATTAAAAAGTTTGGTTTAACTTTAGTTCCAGGTGATTTAGTGCTTGTTAAGGAGAATGTTGAAAGTAATACTTCCACtataaaaagagaaacCAATGGTAGCCTcgatgaaaatgatgattttgaaGAAGATTTACGTGAAGCCGATTTTGTTCGTGCCTTTGCTTTAAGCCAAGAAGATATTGATTCCAATAAGTATACTATTGAAGATGTTGTTTTACCTACTCCTGGAtttgatattaaatatCCTGAAATTAAGGAAATGCGTGATTTTTATGTTGAATTAATGGCTAAAGACGACATGAATCCATTTGATATGGTTAGAAAAGTTCGTGATTTTTCGTTACCTGGTAGTTATAGACCAATTATTGGTAGCGTCAAAGAATTTGAGTGGAAAATCATCaaatatgaaaatgaaacagattttttgattaatactgatttagaaattttaaataatactattgccaaaaataattgtCAGAAATTTTTTAAGGCTAAATTATCGAGATTTTCTGAGAGTAATCCTAACGGTTCTAAAGTTAGtgttattttgaaatttcaATTAGGTGTTTCCGCTTATGCCACAATGCTATTACGTGAATTAATGAAAGTCGAAACCTCACGTCGTGGTGATATGTGTGATATAAAAGCCTTATAG
- the PRP46 gene encoding mRNA splicing protein PRP46 (similar to Saccharomyces cerevisiae YPL151C | PRP46 | Pre-mRNA Processing) translates to MEDISSDNVYNRIKWDLKYKYLAHLPEYLQNKLETSGISEKDTDKIEEEKTYDKQIDENINKDDTWELVTMLGGHSGWIRTVKVDPVYGQWIASGSADASIKIWSLLPNDEGHHLKTTLNGHTMSVRDIAISDRHPYMFSCSEDKTVKCWDLEHKSIIRDYHGHLSGVYTVCIHPTLDLIMTAGRDSVVRVWDIRTKRSVMTLTGHKNSINKVLSSPVDPQVISCSNDNTIKLWDLVSGGKQYKTLTVHSKSVRDICLNPSEFSFASCSTNQVFSWKLPEGLLLSNFSKNRDIGLVNTLSCSYDGTLFGGCDNGEMLFYDYKSGKLKTSFYGEKVKGILSGETGILSSTFNKKGDILITGEMDKFVKIWSKNKS, encoded by the coding sequence ATGGAAGACATATCATCTGATAATGTTTATAATAGAATAAAATGGGATTTAAAATACAAGTATCTAGCACATTTACCTGaatatttacaaaacaAGTTAGAAACAAGTGGCATATCTGAAAAGGACACCGATAAAAtagaagaggaaaaaacatatgataaacaaatagatgaaaatataaataaagatgATACTTGGGAGCTAGTAACAATGCTTGGGGGTCATAGTGGATGGATCAGAACTGTTAAAGTTGATCCTGTATATGGTCAATGGATAGCTAGTGGGAGTGCAGATGCAAGTATTAAGATTTGGAGTTTACTTCCAAATGATGAGGGTCATCATTTGAAAACTACCTTAAATGGGCATACGATGTCAGTACGTGACATAGCTATAAGTGATAGACATCCATATATGTTTTCTTGCAGTGAAGATAAAACTGTTAAATGCTGGGATTTAGAACATAAATCTATTATTAGGGATTATCACGGACATTTATCTGGGGTTTATACTGTTTGTATTCACCCAACTCTAGATCTAATTATGACCGCAGGCCGTGACTCAGTTGTTAGAGTATGGGATATAAGGACGAAGCGCAGTGTTATGACGCTAACTGGGcataaaaattcaataaacAAGGTGCTTAGCTCACCGGTTGATCCACAAGTTATAAGTTGCTCAAACGACAACACTATAAAATTATGGGATTTAGTTAGTGGCGGAAAGCAATATAAAACATTGACTGTACATAGTAAATCTGTACGGGACATTTGTTTAAATCCAAGTGAGTTTTCCTTTGCTTCATGCTCCACCAATCAAGTATTTTCATGGAAATTACCAGAGGGGTTATTATTGTCGAATTTTAGCAAAAACAGAGACATAGGACTTGTAAATACATTAAGTTGTTCTTACGATGGAACGCTTTTTGGTGGATGTGATAATGGTgaaatgttattttatgaTTATAAATCTGGAAAATTAAAGACAAGCTTTTATGGTGAAAAGGTTAAAGGGATTTTAAGTGGAGAAACAGGTATTTTAAGTAgtacttttaataaaaagggagatattttaataacagGAGAAATGgataaatttgttaaaatatgGTCGAAAAACAAATCTTGA